One Vicugna pacos chromosome 12, VicPac4, whole genome shotgun sequence genomic window carries:
- the SLC11A2 gene encoding natural resistance-associated macrophage protein 2 isoform X1 produces the protein MKKQLKKEAAPHCELKSYSKNSGTPVSTMVLGPEQKMPDEDASGDHGDSASLSAINPAYSNSSLPRSPGGHSEEPFTTYFDEKIAIPEEEYSCFSFRKLWAFTGPGFLMSIAYLDPGNIESDLQSGAVAGFKLLWILLLATIVGLLLQRLAARLGVVTGLHLAEVCHRQYPKVPRIILWLMVELAIIGSDMQEVIGSAIAINLLSVGRIPLWGGVLITIADTFVFLFLDKYGLRKLEAFFGFLITVMALTFGYEYVTVKPSQSQVLKGMFLPSCSGCRTPQIEQAVGIVGAVIMPHNMYLHSALVKSRQVNRANKQEVREANKYFFIESCIALFVSFIINVFVVSVFAEAFFEKTNEQVVEVCRNSSSPHTHLFPEDNSTLAVDIYKGGVVLGCYFGPAALYIWAVGILAAGQSSTMTGTYSGQFVMEGFLNLKWSRFARVILTRSIAIIPTLLVAVFQDVEHLTGMNDFLNVLQSLQLPFALIPILTFTSLRPVMSDFANGIGWRIAGGILVLIICSINMYFVVVYVQDLGHVALYVVAAVVSVAYLSFVFYLGWQCLIALGMSFLDCGHTYHLGLTVQPELYLLNTVDADSLVSR, from the exons ATGAAGAAACAGCTTAAGAAGGAGGCAGCTCCACACTGTGAGCTAA aATCCTATTCTAAGAACTCAGGCACTCCCGTATCCACCATGGTGTTGGGTCCTGAACAGAAGATGCCAGATG AAGATGCTTCTGGAGACCATGGGGACTCTGCCAGTCTCAGTGCCATCAATCCTGCCTACAGCAATTCCTCTCTTCCGCGGTCCCCCGGCGGGCACTCGGAGGAGCCCTTCACTACCTACTTTGATGAGAAGATTGCCATTCCTGAGGAGGAG TACTCTTGTTTTAGCTTTCGTAAACTCTGGGCTTTCACGGGACCAGGATTTCTTATGAGCATTGCTTACCTGGATCCAGGAAACATTGAATCTGATTTGCAGTCTGGAGCAGTGGCTGGATTTAAG TTGCTCTGGATTCTTCTGTTGGCCACTATTGTGGGGCTCCTGCTCCAGCGCCTTGCGGCTAGACTGGGAGTGGTCACTGGGCTGCATCTTGCTGAAGTGTGTCATCGTCAGTATCCCAAG GTTCCACGAATAATCCTATGGCTGATGGTGGAGTTGGCTATCATTGGCTCAGATATGCAAGAAGTTATTGGCTCAGCTATTGCCATCAATCTCCTGTCTGTAGGAAG GATTCCTCTGTGGGGTGGAGTTCTCATCACCATTGCAGATAcctttgtgtttctctttttggACAAATATG GCTTGCGGAAGCTAGAGGCATTTTTTGGTTTTCTGATCACTGTTATGGCGCTCACGTTTGGATATGAG TATGTTACAGTGAAGCCCAGCCAGAGCCAGGTCCTCAAGGGCATGTTCCTGCCGTCCTGTTCAGGCTGTCGTACCCCGCAGATCGAGCAGGCTGTGGGCATCGTGGGCGCTGTCATCATGCCACACAACATGTACCTGCATTCTGCCTTAGTCAAG TCCAGACAGGTTAACCGAGCCAACAAGCAGGAAGTTCGAGAAGCCAATAAGTACTTTTTCATTGAGTCCTGCATTGCTCTCTTCGTTTCCTTTATCATCAACGTCTTTGTCGTCTCAGTCTTTGCCGAAGCATTTTTTGAGAAAACCAATGAGCAGGTG GTTGAAGTCTGTAGAAATAGCAGCAGTCCCCATACTCACCTTTTTCCTGAAGATAACTCAACACTGGCTGTGGACATCTACAAAGGG GGTGTCGTGCTGGGGTGTTACTTCGGGCCTGCTGCACTCTACATCTGGGCAGTGGGGATCCTGGCTGCAGGACAGAGCTCCACCATGACAGGAACCTATTCTGGCCAGTTTGTCATGGAG GGATTCCTAAACCTAAAATGGTCACGCTTTGCTCGAGTGATTCTCACCCGCTCTATTGCCATCATCCCTACTCTGCTTGTTGCCGTCTTCCAAGATGTAGAGCATCTGACGGGGATGAATGACTTCCTGAATGTTCTTCAGAGTTTACAA cttCCCTTTGCTCTCATACCCATCCTCACGTTTACGAGCTTGCGGCCAGTGATGAGTGACTTTGCCAATGGAAT AGGCTGGAGGATTGCAGGTGGTATCTTGGTCCTTATCATCTGTTCCATCAACATGTACTTCGTCGTGGTTTATGTCCAGGATCTAGGACATGTGGCGTTGTATGTGGTGGCTGCTGTGGTCAGCGTAGCTTATCTGAGCTTTGTGTTTTACTTG GGTTGGCAGTGTTTGATTGCACTGGGCATGTCCTTCCTGGACTGTGGGCACACG
- the SLC11A2 gene encoding natural resistance-associated macrophage protein 2 isoform X3 encodes MKKQLKKEAAPHCELKSYSKNSGTPVSTMVLGPEQKMPDEDASGDHGDSASLSAINPAYSNSSLPRSPGGHSEEPFTTYFDEKIAIPEEEYSCFSFRKLWAFTGPGFLMSIAYLDPGNIESDLQSGAVAGFKLLWILLLATIVGLLLQRLAARLGVVTGLHLAEVCHRQYPKVPRIILWLMVELAIIGSDMQEVIGSAIAINLLSVGRIPLWGGVLITIADTFVFLFLDKYGLRKLEAFFGFLITVMALTFGYEYVTVKPSQSQVLKGMFLPSCSGCRTPQIEQAVGIVGAVIMPHNMYLHSALVKSRQVNRANKQEVREANKYFFIESCIALFVSFIINVFVVSVFAEAFFEKTNEQVVEVCRNSSSPHTHLFPEDNSTLAVDIYKGGVVLGCYFGPAALYIWAVGILAAGQSSTMTGTYSGQFVMELPFALIPILTFTSLRPVMSDFANGIGWRIAGGILVLIICSINMYFVVVYVQDLGHVALYVVAAVVSVAYLSFVFYLGWQCLIALGMSFLDCGHTYHLGLTVQPELYLLNTVDADSLVSR; translated from the exons ATGAAGAAACAGCTTAAGAAGGAGGCAGCTCCACACTGTGAGCTAA aATCCTATTCTAAGAACTCAGGCACTCCCGTATCCACCATGGTGTTGGGTCCTGAACAGAAGATGCCAGATG AAGATGCTTCTGGAGACCATGGGGACTCTGCCAGTCTCAGTGCCATCAATCCTGCCTACAGCAATTCCTCTCTTCCGCGGTCCCCCGGCGGGCACTCGGAGGAGCCCTTCACTACCTACTTTGATGAGAAGATTGCCATTCCTGAGGAGGAG TACTCTTGTTTTAGCTTTCGTAAACTCTGGGCTTTCACGGGACCAGGATTTCTTATGAGCATTGCTTACCTGGATCCAGGAAACATTGAATCTGATTTGCAGTCTGGAGCAGTGGCTGGATTTAAG TTGCTCTGGATTCTTCTGTTGGCCACTATTGTGGGGCTCCTGCTCCAGCGCCTTGCGGCTAGACTGGGAGTGGTCACTGGGCTGCATCTTGCTGAAGTGTGTCATCGTCAGTATCCCAAG GTTCCACGAATAATCCTATGGCTGATGGTGGAGTTGGCTATCATTGGCTCAGATATGCAAGAAGTTATTGGCTCAGCTATTGCCATCAATCTCCTGTCTGTAGGAAG GATTCCTCTGTGGGGTGGAGTTCTCATCACCATTGCAGATAcctttgtgtttctctttttggACAAATATG GCTTGCGGAAGCTAGAGGCATTTTTTGGTTTTCTGATCACTGTTATGGCGCTCACGTTTGGATATGAG TATGTTACAGTGAAGCCCAGCCAGAGCCAGGTCCTCAAGGGCATGTTCCTGCCGTCCTGTTCAGGCTGTCGTACCCCGCAGATCGAGCAGGCTGTGGGCATCGTGGGCGCTGTCATCATGCCACACAACATGTACCTGCATTCTGCCTTAGTCAAG TCCAGACAGGTTAACCGAGCCAACAAGCAGGAAGTTCGAGAAGCCAATAAGTACTTTTTCATTGAGTCCTGCATTGCTCTCTTCGTTTCCTTTATCATCAACGTCTTTGTCGTCTCAGTCTTTGCCGAAGCATTTTTTGAGAAAACCAATGAGCAGGTG GTTGAAGTCTGTAGAAATAGCAGCAGTCCCCATACTCACCTTTTTCCTGAAGATAACTCAACACTGGCTGTGGACATCTACAAAGGG GGTGTCGTGCTGGGGTGTTACTTCGGGCCTGCTGCACTCTACATCTGGGCAGTGGGGATCCTGGCTGCAGGACAGAGCTCCACCATGACAGGAACCTATTCTGGCCAGTTTGTCATGGAG cttCCCTTTGCTCTCATACCCATCCTCACGTTTACGAGCTTGCGGCCAGTGATGAGTGACTTTGCCAATGGAAT AGGCTGGAGGATTGCAGGTGGTATCTTGGTCCTTATCATCTGTTCCATCAACATGTACTTCGTCGTGGTTTATGTCCAGGATCTAGGACATGTGGCGTTGTATGTGGTGGCTGCTGTGGTCAGCGTAGCTTATCTGAGCTTTGTGTTTTACTTG GGTTGGCAGTGTTTGATTGCACTGGGCATGTCCTTCCTGGACTGTGGGCACACG
- the SLC11A2 gene encoding natural resistance-associated macrophage protein 2 isoform X2 — MVLGPEQKMPDEDASGDHGDSASLSAINPAYSNSSLPRSPGGHSEEPFTTYFDEKIAIPEEEYSCFSFRKLWAFTGPGFLMSIAYLDPGNIESDLQSGAVAGFKLLWILLLATIVGLLLQRLAARLGVVTGLHLAEVCHRQYPKVPRIILWLMVELAIIGSDMQEVIGSAIAINLLSVGRIPLWGGVLITIADTFVFLFLDKYGLRKLEAFFGFLITVMALTFGYEYVTVKPSQSQVLKGMFLPSCSGCRTPQIEQAVGIVGAVIMPHNMYLHSALVKSRQVNRANKQEVREANKYFFIESCIALFVSFIINVFVVSVFAEAFFEKTNEQVVEVCRNSSSPHTHLFPEDNSTLAVDIYKGGVVLGCYFGPAALYIWAVGILAAGQSSTMTGTYSGQFVMEGFLNLKWSRFARVILTRSIAIIPTLLVAVFQDVEHLTGMNDFLNVLQSLQLPFALIPILTFTSLRPVMSDFANGIGWRIAGGILVLIICSINMYFVVVYVQDLGHVALYVVAAVVSVAYLSFVFYLGWQCLIALGMSFLDCGHTYHLGLTVQPELYLLNTVDADSLVSR, encoded by the exons ATGGTGTTGGGTCCTGAACAGAAGATGCCAGATG AAGATGCTTCTGGAGACCATGGGGACTCTGCCAGTCTCAGTGCCATCAATCCTGCCTACAGCAATTCCTCTCTTCCGCGGTCCCCCGGCGGGCACTCGGAGGAGCCCTTCACTACCTACTTTGATGAGAAGATTGCCATTCCTGAGGAGGAG TACTCTTGTTTTAGCTTTCGTAAACTCTGGGCTTTCACGGGACCAGGATTTCTTATGAGCATTGCTTACCTGGATCCAGGAAACATTGAATCTGATTTGCAGTCTGGAGCAGTGGCTGGATTTAAG TTGCTCTGGATTCTTCTGTTGGCCACTATTGTGGGGCTCCTGCTCCAGCGCCTTGCGGCTAGACTGGGAGTGGTCACTGGGCTGCATCTTGCTGAAGTGTGTCATCGTCAGTATCCCAAG GTTCCACGAATAATCCTATGGCTGATGGTGGAGTTGGCTATCATTGGCTCAGATATGCAAGAAGTTATTGGCTCAGCTATTGCCATCAATCTCCTGTCTGTAGGAAG GATTCCTCTGTGGGGTGGAGTTCTCATCACCATTGCAGATAcctttgtgtttctctttttggACAAATATG GCTTGCGGAAGCTAGAGGCATTTTTTGGTTTTCTGATCACTGTTATGGCGCTCACGTTTGGATATGAG TATGTTACAGTGAAGCCCAGCCAGAGCCAGGTCCTCAAGGGCATGTTCCTGCCGTCCTGTTCAGGCTGTCGTACCCCGCAGATCGAGCAGGCTGTGGGCATCGTGGGCGCTGTCATCATGCCACACAACATGTACCTGCATTCTGCCTTAGTCAAG TCCAGACAGGTTAACCGAGCCAACAAGCAGGAAGTTCGAGAAGCCAATAAGTACTTTTTCATTGAGTCCTGCATTGCTCTCTTCGTTTCCTTTATCATCAACGTCTTTGTCGTCTCAGTCTTTGCCGAAGCATTTTTTGAGAAAACCAATGAGCAGGTG GTTGAAGTCTGTAGAAATAGCAGCAGTCCCCATACTCACCTTTTTCCTGAAGATAACTCAACACTGGCTGTGGACATCTACAAAGGG GGTGTCGTGCTGGGGTGTTACTTCGGGCCTGCTGCACTCTACATCTGGGCAGTGGGGATCCTGGCTGCAGGACAGAGCTCCACCATGACAGGAACCTATTCTGGCCAGTTTGTCATGGAG GGATTCCTAAACCTAAAATGGTCACGCTTTGCTCGAGTGATTCTCACCCGCTCTATTGCCATCATCCCTACTCTGCTTGTTGCCGTCTTCCAAGATGTAGAGCATCTGACGGGGATGAATGACTTCCTGAATGTTCTTCAGAGTTTACAA cttCCCTTTGCTCTCATACCCATCCTCACGTTTACGAGCTTGCGGCCAGTGATGAGTGACTTTGCCAATGGAAT AGGCTGGAGGATTGCAGGTGGTATCTTGGTCCTTATCATCTGTTCCATCAACATGTACTTCGTCGTGGTTTATGTCCAGGATCTAGGACATGTGGCGTTGTATGTGGTGGCTGCTGTGGTCAGCGTAGCTTATCTGAGCTTTGTGTTTTACTTG GGTTGGCAGTGTTTGATTGCACTGGGCATGTCCTTCCTGGACTGTGGGCACACG